One window of Streptomyces sp. NBC_00273 genomic DNA carries:
- the argJ gene encoding bifunctional glutamate N-acetyltransferase/amino-acid acetyltransferase ArgJ, giving the protein MSVTAAQGFTAAGIAAGIKANGNPDLALVVNNGPSLAAAGVFTSNRVKAAPVHWSEQVLRGAAVSAVVLNSGGANACTGPKGFQDTHATAEKAAQVLGGDFNAGEIAVASTGLIGVLLPMDKLLPGIETAAAALSAHGGEAAAIAIKTTDTVHKTATVSQGGWTVGGMAKGAGMLAPGLATMLVVITTDADLDSATLDKALRAATRTTFDRVDSDGCMSTNDTVLLLASGASGRVPAYEDFAEAVRKVCDDLARQLIGDAEGASKDIRIEVIGALTEDDAVEVGRSIARNNLLKCAIHGEDPNWGRVLSAIGTTRAAFDPDRLNVAINDVWVCRNGSVGDDRDLVSMKGREVRITADLSNGSESAVIWGNDLTAEYVHENSAYSS; this is encoded by the coding sequence GTGAGCGTCACGGCAGCACAGGGATTCACGGCAGCCGGCATCGCCGCCGGGATCAAGGCCAACGGCAACCCCGACCTGGCCCTCGTGGTCAACAACGGGCCGAGTCTGGCCGCCGCGGGCGTCTTCACCTCCAACCGCGTCAAGGCCGCGCCCGTACACTGGTCCGAGCAGGTCCTGCGGGGCGCCGCCGTCAGCGCGGTCGTCCTGAACTCCGGCGGCGCCAACGCCTGCACCGGTCCCAAGGGCTTCCAGGACACCCACGCCACCGCGGAGAAGGCCGCCCAGGTGCTCGGCGGGGACTTCAACGCCGGCGAGATCGCGGTGGCCTCCACCGGCCTGATCGGCGTCCTGCTCCCCATGGACAAGCTGCTCCCCGGCATCGAGACGGCGGCCGCGGCCCTGTCCGCGCACGGCGGCGAGGCCGCCGCCATCGCCATCAAGACCACCGACACCGTGCACAAGACGGCCACCGTCTCGCAGGGAGGCTGGACCGTCGGCGGCATGGCCAAGGGAGCGGGCATGCTCGCCCCGGGCCTGGCCACCATGCTCGTCGTCATCACCACCGACGCCGACCTGGACAGCGCCACCCTGGACAAGGCGCTGCGCGCCGCCACCCGCACCACCTTCGACCGGGTCGACTCCGACGGCTGCATGTCCACCAACGACACGGTGCTGCTGCTCGCCTCCGGCGCCTCCGGCCGGGTGCCGGCGTACGAGGACTTCGCGGAGGCCGTGCGCAAGGTCTGCGACGACCTGGCCCGCCAGCTCATCGGCGACGCCGAGGGCGCCAGCAAGGACATCCGCATCGAGGTCATCGGTGCGCTCACCGAGGACGACGCGGTCGAGGTCGGCCGGTCCATCGCCCGGAACAACCTGCTCAAGTGCGCCATCCACGGCGAGGACCCGAACTGGGGCCGGGTGCTCTCCGCGATCGGCACCACCCGGGCCGCCTTCGACCCGGACCGCCTGAACGTCGCCATCAACGACGTCTGGGTCTGCCGCAACGGATCGGTCGGCGACGACCGCGACCTGGTCTCCATGAAGGGCCGCGAGGTCCGTATCACCGCCGACCTGTCGAACGGCAGCGAGTCCGCCGTGATCTGGGGCAACGACCTGACCGCCGAGTACGTCCACGAGAACAGCGCCTACTCCTCATGA
- the argB gene encoding acetylglutamate kinase — protein MSDEKAGQPGTSGGTARKHTALPKAQILIEALPWLTRHNGKVVVIKFGGNAMIDEELKAAFAQDVVFLRQAGLKPVVVHGGGPQINAQLDKQGLVSEFKAGLRVTTPEAMDVVRMVLAGHVQRELVGLLNQHGPLAVGMTGEDARTIIATKHSPQIGGESIDIGRVGEITSIDTGAIEALLADGRIPVISSIAGSADDHHVYNVNADTAAAALAAALGAETLMVLTDVEGLYADWPHSDEVISKLTVSELEKLLPELSSGMVPKMEGCLHAVRNGVNTARVLDGRVQHSILLEIFTDSGIGTMVVPDHQSGGTE, from the coding sequence ATGAGCGACGAGAAGGCCGGCCAGCCCGGCACCTCCGGCGGCACCGCCCGCAAGCACACCGCCCTGCCCAAGGCGCAGATCCTCATCGAGGCCCTGCCGTGGCTCACCCGCCACAACGGCAAGGTCGTCGTCATCAAGTTCGGCGGCAACGCCATGATCGACGAGGAGCTCAAGGCCGCCTTCGCCCAGGACGTGGTCTTCCTGCGCCAGGCCGGCCTGAAGCCGGTCGTCGTGCACGGCGGCGGCCCCCAGATCAATGCCCAGCTCGACAAGCAGGGCCTGGTCAGCGAGTTCAAGGCGGGGCTGCGCGTCACGACCCCGGAGGCCATGGACGTCGTACGGATGGTCTTGGCGGGCCACGTCCAGCGCGAGCTGGTCGGACTGCTCAACCAGCACGGGCCGCTGGCCGTCGGCATGACCGGCGAGGACGCCCGCACCATCATCGCGACCAAGCACAGCCCGCAGATCGGCGGCGAGTCCATCGACATCGGCCGGGTCGGGGAGATCACCTCCATCGACACCGGCGCCATCGAGGCCCTGCTGGCGGACGGCCGGATCCCGGTCATCTCCTCCATCGCGGGCAGCGCCGACGACCACCACGTCTACAACGTCAACGCCGACACGGCGGCCGCGGCGCTCGCCGCCGCGCTCGGCGCCGAGACGCTGATGGTGCTCACCGACGTCGAGGGCCTGTACGCGGACTGGCCGCACAGCGACGAGGTCATCAGCAAGCTCACCGTCAGCGAGCTGGAGAAGCTGCTGCCCGAGCTGTCCAGCGGCATGGTGCCCAAGATGGAGGGCTGCCTGCACGCCGTGCGCAACGGCGTCAACACCGCCCGCGTGCTCGACGGGCGGGTCCAGCACTCGATCCTGCTGGAGATCTTCACGGACTCCGGCATCGGCACGATGGTCGTGCCCGACCACCAGTCAGGGGGAACGGAATGA
- a CDS encoding acetylornithine transaminase: MTKGTGNQEYGARWQGALANNYGTPAVALVRGEGAQVWDADGKQYTDFVGGIAVNALGHAHPAIVAAVTEQISTLGHVSNLFISEPVVALGERLLQLFGRPGKVFFCNSGAESIEAAFKIGRLTGRTHMVATDGGFHGRTMGALALTGQPKKQEPFRPLPGDVTHVPFGDVEALRAAVTEETAIVVIEPIQGENGVVVPPAGYLTAAREITRATGTLLVLDEVQTGIGRCGQWFEHQAHEDVEPDIVTLAKGLGGGLPIGAAVAFGPVADLLQPGQHGTTFGGNPVACAAGLAVIDTIATGGLLDQVKARGERLRSGIEGTGHALVSHVRGSGLLLGIVLTEPLAARVQQAAQDAGFLVNAPAPDVVRLMPPYVLTEAEADAFVRALPGILDAAGGDGSGE; the protein is encoded by the coding sequence ATGACGAAGGGCACCGGAAACCAGGAGTACGGCGCTCGCTGGCAGGGGGCGCTGGCCAACAACTACGGCACCCCCGCGGTCGCGCTCGTACGCGGCGAGGGTGCCCAGGTCTGGGACGCCGACGGGAAGCAGTACACCGACTTCGTCGGCGGCATCGCGGTCAACGCCCTCGGGCACGCCCACCCGGCGATCGTGGCGGCCGTGACCGAGCAGATCTCCACGCTCGGCCACGTCTCCAACCTCTTCATCTCCGAGCCGGTCGTCGCCCTCGGCGAGCGGCTGCTCCAGCTCTTCGGCCGCCCCGGCAAGGTCTTCTTCTGCAACTCGGGCGCCGAGTCCATCGAGGCCGCCTTCAAGATCGGCCGGCTGACCGGGCGGACCCACATGGTCGCCACCGACGGCGGCTTCCACGGCCGGACCATGGGCGCCCTCGCGCTCACCGGCCAACCGAAGAAGCAGGAGCCCTTCCGGCCGCTGCCGGGCGACGTCACCCACGTCCCGTTCGGTGACGTGGAGGCCCTGCGGGCCGCCGTCACCGAGGAGACCGCGATCGTCGTCATCGAGCCCATCCAGGGCGAGAACGGCGTCGTCGTACCCCCCGCCGGATACCTGACGGCCGCCCGCGAGATCACCCGCGCCACCGGCACCCTGCTCGTCCTCGACGAGGTCCAGACGGGCATCGGCCGGTGCGGCCAGTGGTTCGAGCACCAGGCCCACGAGGACGTCGAGCCCGACATCGTCACCCTCGCCAAGGGGCTGGGCGGCGGTCTGCCCATCGGCGCGGCGGTCGCCTTCGGCCCCGTCGCCGACCTGCTCCAGCCGGGCCAGCACGGCACCACCTTCGGCGGGAACCCGGTCGCCTGCGCCGCCGGCCTCGCCGTCATCGATACGATCGCCACGGGCGGGCTGCTCGACCAGGTCAAGGCGCGCGGCGAGCGACTGCGCTCCGGGATCGAGGGGACGGGCCACGCCCTGGTCTCCCACGTCCGCGGCTCCGGCCTACTGCTGGGTATCGTGCTGACCGAGCCGCTCGCCGCCCGAGTGCAGCAGGCGGCTCAGGACGCCGGCTTCCTGGTCAACGCGCCCGCCCCCGACGTCGTACGGCTCATGCCCCCGTACGTACTCACCGAGGCCGAGGCGGACGCGTTCGTACGGGCCCTGCCCGGCATCCTTGACGCAGCAGGCGGGGACGGATCCGGAGAATGA
- a CDS encoding arginine repressor has translation MSQAQDNEQGGQAVPQTRTARHRRIVDILNRQPVRSQSQLAKLLADDGLSVTQATLSRDLDELGAVKIRNTGGELIYAVPSEGGFRTPQAPLGESAKEERMRRLSGELLISAEASANLVVLRTPPGAAQFLASAIDQAELRAILGTIAGDDTLMLISRDPAGGQALADHLLRLAQKEG, from the coding sequence ATGAGTCAGGCGCAGGACAACGAGCAAGGCGGCCAGGCCGTCCCGCAGACCCGCACCGCGCGTCACCGCCGGATCGTGGACATCCTCAACCGGCAGCCGGTCCGCTCCCAGAGCCAGCTGGCCAAGCTGCTCGCCGACGACGGACTGAGCGTCACCCAGGCGACGCTCTCGCGCGACCTCGACGAGCTGGGCGCGGTGAAGATCCGCAACACCGGCGGCGAGCTGATCTACGCGGTGCCCAGCGAGGGCGGCTTCCGCACCCCGCAGGCCCCGCTCGGCGAGTCCGCGAAGGAGGAGCGCATGCGGCGCCTCTCCGGGGAGCTGCTGATCTCGGCGGAGGCCTCCGCGAACCTCGTGGTCCTGCGCACCCCGCCGGGTGCGGCGCAGTTCCTCGCATCGGCGATCGACCAGGCCGAACTCCGCGCGATCCTCGGCACGATCGCGGGCGACGACACCCTGATGCTGATCAGCCGGGACCCGGCGGGCGGCCAGGCGCTGGCCGACCACCTGCTGCGGTTGGCGCAGAAGGAGGGCTGA
- a CDS encoding L,D-transpeptidase family protein yields MRTAVVTASLIVTTLLPQDPVSLPDRLADTGGGSQLITAVAPAPGSTTGRVIWWERWAGRWHRSGSAPARFGANGLTDGATRTQGTSTTPTGLFALPYAFGIRRAPAGTDHVYRRVSRDSWWCQDNASAHYNRWVEPLPADCAPGEAEHLVTYEKQYAHALVIAFNYDRPVRGRGAGIFLHVNGKGATAGCVSVPEHAMRAILRWADPRRRPHIAIGTEEGPLAVTRY; encoded by the coding sequence CTGCGTACCGCTGTAGTCACCGCCTCACTGATCGTCACGACCCTGCTCCCGCAGGACCCCGTGTCCCTGCCCGACCGTCTCGCCGACACCGGCGGCGGCAGTCAGCTGATCACCGCCGTCGCGCCCGCGCCCGGTTCGACCACCGGCCGGGTGATCTGGTGGGAGCGGTGGGCGGGGCGCTGGCACCGGTCCGGGAGCGCGCCCGCCCGCTTCGGCGCGAACGGCCTCACCGACGGGGCGACCCGGACCCAGGGCACCAGCACCACGCCCACGGGGCTCTTCGCACTCCCCTACGCCTTCGGGATCCGGCGGGCACCGGCCGGCACGGACCACGTCTACCGGCGGGTGAGCCGCGACTCCTGGTGGTGCCAGGACAACGCGTCCGCCCACTACAACCGCTGGGTCGAGCCGCTGCCCGCGGACTGCGCGCCGGGCGAGGCCGAGCACCTGGTGACGTACGAGAAGCAGTACGCGCACGCGCTGGTGATCGCCTTCAACTACGACCGGCCCGTACGCGGCCGGGGAGCCGGGATCTTCCTGCACGTCAACGGCAAGGGCGCGACGGCCGGTTGCGTGTCCGTGCCCGAGCACGCCATGCGGGCGATCCTGCGCTGGGCGGACCCGCGCCGCCGTCCGCACATCGCGATCGGTACGGAGGAGGGGCCGCTCGCCGTCACCCGCTACTAG
- a CDS encoding pyridoxamine 5'-phosphate oxidase family protein: protein MGKLHERIDGRLRAFIEAQPVFFTATAPLAGDGHVNLSPKGRAGTLVVIDEQTLAYLDFGGSGAETIAHVRENGRITLMWCAFSGPPNIVRIHGEGEAVFRDDPRWGELIALFGEADGPSARAVILVHARRIADVCGYAVPLMEYQGERTLHAEYFGRKTDEEFAAYCEKKEFIGSSLDGLPALPLPLPPRTV from the coding sequence ATGGGAAAGCTCCACGAACGAATAGACGGCCGACTGCGCGCGTTCATCGAGGCCCAGCCGGTCTTCTTCACCGCGACCGCCCCGCTCGCGGGTGACGGTCACGTCAACCTCTCCCCCAAGGGCCGCGCCGGAACCCTCGTCGTCATCGACGAACAGACCCTGGCGTACCTGGACTTCGGGGGCAGCGGCGCCGAGACCATCGCCCACGTCCGGGAGAACGGCCGGATCACCCTGATGTGGTGCGCGTTCTCCGGGCCGCCCAACATCGTGCGCATCCACGGCGAGGGCGAGGCCGTCTTCCGCGACGATCCCCGCTGGGGCGAATTGATCGCCCTGTTCGGCGAGGCCGACGGGCCGTCGGCGCGGGCGGTCATCCTGGTCCACGCCCGCCGGATCGCCGACGTCTGCGGGTACGCCGTCCCCCTGATGGAGTACCAGGGCGAGCGGACCCTGCACGCGGAGTACTTCGGCCGCAAGACGGACGAGGAGTTCGCCGCCTACTGCGAGAAGAAGGAGTTCATCGGATCGAGCCTCGACGGCCTGCCTGCGCTGCCGCTGCCCCTTCCGCCCCGTACCGTCTGA
- a CDS encoding HEAT repeat domain-containing protein — protein sequence MSARRERALRAGRASAERLMDGGHPGHTPVPLPEGVADTWIAFDQAVRDIHRYRYETSCTGDDVVALCHPDGYVREGALRAPDPVLELVAIRCTDWVPAVREQARRVLRAVLDADPAGTVRRLTPLLLRLGRREHGAWAAALLPAALRGESLRAELRQSADLPTRRFAARLSLESGEFGVRELARLAAVELDPPTARMWADAALAALAADGPDDRAVDLLLGAHIPMVRACGVTALRGAGRAAEAGAYLTDRSGLVRACARWLVRQDGGDPYAHYRELVTDPARVTPYAVSGFAECARREDGPLLRALLGHPGGPVRAAAVAGLRLLDADDERLLRSLLDDPSPAVAREVSRGLRATAGPLPPDWLMARVAPERPTHTRRAAFHLLRGQGGIASLRAAVTLLDVRDPGLRELAEGTVREWNWLGSLQARWADPADLGALLERSAHLFDIHQLAPLFDRLELAGAPRPDRAAPPTR from the coding sequence ATGAGCGCCAGACGGGAACGGGCCCTACGGGCGGGGCGGGCGAGCGCGGAGCGACTGATGGACGGCGGGCACCCCGGCCACACGCCGGTGCCGCTCCCCGAGGGCGTGGCCGACACGTGGATCGCCTTCGACCAGGCGGTACGCGACATCCACCGCTACCGGTACGAGACCTCCTGCACCGGCGACGACGTCGTGGCGCTGTGCCATCCCGACGGGTACGTCCGCGAAGGCGCGCTCCGGGCGCCGGATCCGGTGCTCGAACTCGTCGCGATCCGCTGCACCGACTGGGTTCCGGCCGTACGGGAGCAGGCCCGGCGCGTGCTGCGCGCCGTGCTGGACGCCGACCCCGCGGGCACGGTGCGCCGCCTGACCCCGCTCCTGCTGCGGCTGGGCCGCCGCGAGCACGGCGCCTGGGCCGCCGCACTGCTCCCCGCGGCACTGCGCGGCGAGTCGCTGCGGGCCGAGCTGCGCCAGAGCGCGGACCTGCCGACCCGGCGGTTCGCCGCGCGGCTCTCGCTGGAGAGCGGCGAGTTCGGCGTACGGGAGCTCGCCCGGCTGGCCGCCGTGGAACTGGACCCGCCGACCGCCCGGATGTGGGCGGACGCCGCGCTCGCCGCGCTGGCCGCCGACGGGCCGGACGACCGGGCCGTCGACCTCCTGCTCGGCGCCCACATCCCGATGGTCCGCGCCTGCGGGGTCACCGCGCTGCGCGGGGCCGGACGGGCCGCCGAGGCCGGGGCGTACCTGACCGACCGCTCCGGGCTGGTCCGGGCCTGCGCCCGCTGGCTGGTCCGCCAGGACGGCGGCGACCCGTACGCCCACTACCGCGAACTGGTCACGGACCCGGCCCGGGTGACTCCGTACGCGGTGAGCGGCTTCGCCGAATGCGCCCGCCGCGAGGACGGGCCGCTGCTCCGCGCCCTACTGGGGCACCCCGGCGGCCCGGTGCGGGCCGCCGCCGTCGCCGGGCTGCGCCTGCTGGACGCGGACGACGAGCGACTGCTGCGGTCCCTGCTCGACGACCCCTCGCCGGCGGTGGCCCGCGAGGTCTCCCGCGGCCTGCGCGCCACCGCGGGGCCGCTGCCCCCCGACTGGCTGATGGCGCGGGTCGCCCCCGAGCGTCCGACGCACACCCGCCGGGCCGCCTTCCACCTGCTGCGGGGCCAAGGCGGCATCGCCTCGCTGCGGGCCGCCGTCACCCTGCTGGACGTACGGGATCCGGGTCTGCGCGAGCTGGCCGAGGGCACCGTACGCGAATGGAACTGGCTGGGCTCCCTGCAGGCCCGGTGGGCGGATCCCGCCGATCTGGGCGCTCTGCTGGAGCGGTCCGCGCACCTCTTCGACATCCACCAACTGGCCCCGCTCTTCGACCGGTTGGAACTCGCCGGAGCGCCCCGGCCCGACCGCGCGGCCCCGCCGACCCGATAA
- a CDS encoding argininosuccinate synthase encodes MTERVVLAYSGGLDTSVAIGWIAEETGAEVIAVAVDVGQGGEDLDVIRKRALDCGAVEAEVADASDEFANEYCLPAIKANALYMDRYPLVSALSRPAIVKHLVAAAKKHGATTVAHGCTGKGNDQVRFEAGIVALAPDLKCIAPVRDYAMTRDKAIAFCEEKQLPIATTKKSPYSIDQNVFGRAVETGFLEDIWNAPIEDIYEYTSNPALPREADEVVISFKEGVPVAIDGKPVTVLQAIQQLNDRAGAQGIGRIDIVEDRLVGIKSREVYEAPGAIALITAHQELENVTVERELARYKRQVEQRWGEMVYDGLWFSPLKRALDGFINEANQHVTGDIRMTLHGGRAVVTGRKSDESLYDFNLATYDSGDTFDQSKAQGFIEIFGLSSKIAARRDLA; translated from the coding sequence GTGACCGAGCGCGTCGTACTCGCCTACTCGGGCGGCCTGGACACCTCCGTCGCCATCGGCTGGATCGCCGAGGAGACGGGCGCCGAGGTCATCGCCGTTGCCGTGGACGTCGGCCAGGGCGGCGAGGACCTGGACGTCATCCGCAAGCGCGCGCTCGACTGCGGTGCGGTCGAGGCCGAGGTCGCCGACGCCTCCGACGAGTTCGCCAATGAGTACTGCCTCCCGGCGATCAAGGCGAACGCCCTCTACATGGACCGGTACCCGCTGGTCTCGGCGCTCTCCCGGCCGGCCATCGTCAAGCACCTGGTCGCCGCCGCGAAGAAGCACGGCGCCACGACCGTCGCCCACGGCTGCACCGGCAAGGGCAACGACCAGGTCCGCTTCGAGGCGGGCATCGTCGCCCTCGCCCCGGACCTCAAGTGCATCGCCCCGGTCCGTGACTACGCGATGACCCGGGACAAGGCGATCGCCTTCTGCGAGGAGAAGCAGCTCCCGATCGCGACCACCAAGAAGTCCCCGTACTCCATCGACCAGAACGTCTTCGGACGCGCCGTCGAGACGGGCTTCCTGGAGGACATCTGGAACGCTCCGATCGAGGACATCTACGAGTACACCTCGAACCCGGCCCTGCCGCGCGAGGCCGACGAGGTCGTCATCTCCTTCAAGGAGGGCGTCCCGGTCGCCATCGACGGCAAGCCCGTCACCGTCCTGCAGGCCATCCAGCAGCTCAACGACCGCGCCGGAGCCCAGGGCATCGGCCGGATCGACATCGTCGAGGACCGCCTCGTGGGCATCAAGTCCCGTGAGGTGTACGAGGCCCCGGGCGCGATCGCGCTGATCACGGCCCACCAGGAGCTGGAGAACGTCACCGTCGAGCGCGAGCTGGCCCGCTACAAGCGGCAGGTCGAGCAGCGCTGGGGCGAGATGGTCTACGACGGCCTGTGGTTCTCCCCGCTCAAGCGGGCCCTGGACGGCTTCATCAACGAGGCCAACCAGCACGTCACCGGTGACATCCGGATGACCCTGCACGGCGGCCGCGCCGTGGTCACCGGCCGGAAGTCGGACGAGTCGCTGTACGACTTCAACCTCGCGACCTACGACTCGGGCGACACCTTCGACCAGTCCAAGGCCCAGGGCTTCATCGAGATCTTCGGTCTCTCCTCGAAGATCGCGGCCCGCCGCGACCTCGCCTGA
- the argH gene encoding argininosuccinate lyase has protein sequence MSSNKGDVRLWGGRFADGPSEALALLSASVHFDWRLAPYDIAGSRAHARVLHKAGLLTTEELDRMIAGLDQLEADVADGSFTGTIADEDVHTALERGLLERLGAELGGKLRAGRSRNDQVATLFRMYLRDHGRIIGGLIADLQDALVGLAETHHDVAMPGRTHLQHAQPVLFAHHVLAHVQSLSRDAERLRQWDTRTAVSPYGSGALAGSSLGLDPEQVAADLGFERGSVGNSIDGTASRDFVAEFAFITAMIGINLSRIAEEIIIWNTKEFSFVTLHDAFSTGSSIMPQKKNPDIAELARGKSGRLIGNLTGLLATLKALPLAYNRDLQEDKEPVFDSCDTLEVLLPAFTGMMATLTVNRERMEELAPAGFSLATDIAEWLVKQGVPFRVAHEVAGECVKVCEGEGIELDQLTDEQFVKISEHLTPEVRTVLNVKGALASRSGRGGTAPSAVATQLTELKADLVIQHAWAAHKQ, from the coding sequence GTGAGCAGCAACAAGGGTGACGTCCGGCTCTGGGGCGGCCGGTTCGCCGACGGTCCTTCGGAGGCGCTGGCCCTGCTGTCGGCGTCGGTCCACTTCGACTGGCGCCTCGCGCCGTACGACATCGCGGGATCCCGCGCCCACGCCCGCGTGCTCCACAAGGCCGGCCTGCTCACGACCGAAGAGCTCGACCGCATGATCGCCGGACTCGACCAGCTCGAAGCCGACGTGGCCGACGGCTCCTTCACCGGCACCATCGCCGACGAGGACGTGCACACGGCCCTGGAGCGCGGTCTGCTGGAGCGGCTCGGCGCCGAGCTCGGCGGCAAGCTGCGCGCCGGCCGGTCCCGCAACGACCAGGTGGCCACCCTCTTCCGGATGTACCTGCGCGACCACGGCCGGATCATCGGCGGTCTGATCGCGGACCTCCAGGACGCGCTGGTCGGCCTCGCCGAGACGCACCACGACGTGGCCATGCCGGGCCGGACCCACCTCCAGCACGCTCAGCCGGTGCTCTTCGCCCATCACGTCCTGGCCCACGTGCAGTCCCTGTCCCGGGATGCGGAGCGGCTGCGCCAATGGGACACCCGCACCGCGGTCTCCCCGTACGGCTCGGGCGCCCTGGCCGGTTCCTCGCTGGGGCTGGACCCGGAGCAGGTCGCCGCCGACCTGGGCTTCGAGCGGGGCTCGGTCGGCAATTCGATCGACGGCACGGCCTCGCGCGACTTCGTCGCCGAGTTCGCCTTCATCACCGCGATGATCGGGATCAACCTGTCCCGGATCGCGGAGGAGATCATCATCTGGAACACGAAGGAGTTCTCCTTCGTGACGCTGCACGACGCCTTCTCGACCGGGTCGTCGATCATGCCGCAGAAGAAGAACCCGGACATCGCGGAGCTGGCGCGCGGCAAGTCGGGCCGTCTCATCGGCAACCTGACGGGCCTGCTCGCGACGCTCAAGGCGTTGCCCCTGGCGTACAACCGGGACCTCCAGGAGGACAAGGAGCCCGTCTTCGACTCCTGCGACACCCTTGAGGTCCTGCTGCCGGCCTTCACCGGCATGATGGCGACCCTCACGGTCAACCGGGAGCGGATGGAGGAGCTGGCTCCGGCGGGCTTCTCGCTCGCCACCGACATCGCCGAGTGGCTGGTCAAGCAGGGCGTGCCGTTCCGGGTGGCCCACGAGGTGGCCGGCGAGTGCGTCAAGGTCTGCGAGGGCGAGGGCATCGAGCTGGACCAGCTGACGGACGAGCAGTTCGTGAAGATCTCGGAGCACCTGACTCCCGAGGTCCGCACCGTCCTGAACGTCAAGGGTGCCCTGGCCTCGCGCAGCGGCCGCGGCGGCACCGCCCCGTCGGCGGTCGCCACCCAGCTCACCGAGCTGAAGGCCGACCTGGTCATCCAGCACGCCTGGGCGGCCCACAAGCAGTAG
- a CDS encoding HAD domain-containing protein, producing the protein MKPLLLIDVDGPLNPYAAKAQRRPEGYRTHRMRPTGWTEAEQAKPLRVWLNHDHGTELLALADAYELVWATTWKDEANDWIGPHLGLPRLPFIDWPVMHGRAPRGTFWKTQYVLEYAGERPFAWIDDDITAMDREYVDQRHPAQTLLMRIDERIGLVRADFDTLADWAA; encoded by the coding sequence ATGAAGCCACTGCTGCTGATCGACGTCGACGGGCCGCTGAACCCCTACGCGGCCAAGGCCCAGCGCCGCCCCGAGGGCTACCGCACCCACCGGATGCGTCCGACGGGCTGGACGGAGGCGGAGCAGGCCAAGCCGCTGCGGGTCTGGCTCAATCACGACCACGGAACGGAGCTGCTCGCCCTCGCGGACGCCTACGAGCTCGTCTGGGCCACCACGTGGAAGGACGAGGCCAACGACTGGATAGGCCCGCACCTGGGACTGCCCAGACTCCCCTTCATCGACTGGCCGGTGATGCACGGCCGGGCACCGCGCGGCACGTTCTGGAAGACCCAGTACGTCCTCGAATACGCGGGCGAGCGACCCTTCGCCTGGATCGACGACGACATCACGGCGATGGACCGCGAGTACGTCGACCAGCGCCACCCGGCGCAGACCCTGCTGATGCGCATCGACGAGCGGATCGGACTGGTCCGCGCGGACTTCGACACCCTGGCGGACTGGGCGGCGTGA
- a CDS encoding TetR/AcrR family transcriptional regulator: MAMDRDQVLRDAAALLSRKSTATMDEVARAAGIGRATLHRHFAGRDALVRALEELGIREFEVAFDNARLDEGTAPEAIGRLVAESEPNAQLLAFLVTENQLFEGDEVNEGWARLDARVSALFRRGQEEGDIRIDLSPAWLTEALYALVGACAWAVMDGRVAAKDFQYMIIELLLGGAKRSVEK; the protein is encoded by the coding sequence ATGGCCATGGATCGTGACCAGGTGCTCCGCGATGCGGCCGCCCTGCTTTCCCGCAAGTCGACCGCCACGATGGACGAGGTCGCCCGCGCCGCCGGGATCGGGCGCGCGACCCTCCACCGGCACTTCGCCGGACGCGACGCCCTCGTACGGGCCCTCGAAGAACTCGGCATCCGGGAGTTCGAGGTGGCGTTCGACAACGCCCGCCTCGACGAGGGCACGGCGCCGGAGGCGATCGGACGCCTCGTCGCCGAGTCCGAGCCCAACGCCCAGCTGTTGGCCTTCCTGGTCACCGAGAACCAGCTGTTCGAGGGCGACGAGGTCAACGAGGGATGGGCCCGGCTCGACGCCCGCGTCAGCGCGCTCTTCCGGCGCGGCCAGGAAGAGGGCGACATCCGGATCGACCTGAGCCCCGCATGGCTCACCGAGGCGCTCTACGCCCTCGTCGGCGCCTGCGCCTGGGCCGTGATGGACGGCCGGGTCGCCGCCAAGGACTTCCAATACATGATCATCGAGCTGTTGCTCGGTGGCGCCAAGCGGAGTGTGGAGAAATGA